The proteins below come from a single Alnus glutinosa chromosome 9, dhAlnGlut1.1, whole genome shotgun sequence genomic window:
- the LOC133877944 gene encoding uncharacterized protein LOC133877944 isoform X1, with product MDKVISKSQSAFIKGRQILDPILIANECLDSRIKSREPGVVCKMDLEKAYDHVNWEFLLYMLRRCGFGGKWCSWIARCISSAKFSVLVNGSPYGFFSSSRGLRQGDPLSPLLFVFVMEALSRMITAAVSGGVLDGFKVGDASFSHLLFADDTLIFCDASSSKIWSLRSLLLLFEAVSGLKVNLAKSSIIPVGNVANVGRLADFLECEVAYLPVMYLGLPLGAPYKSTRIWDGVIEKVETRLASWKRLYLSKGGRVTLIKGTLSNLPTYYMSLFPIPVSVASRIEKLQRDFLWGGMGEDFKFHLVNWEKVCTPISNGGLGIRKLVQFNRALLGKWLWRFGMDRDAWWRVAVDSKYGSLWGGWCSREVAGAFGVGLWKFIRKGWENFSKFLRFEVGDGSRIRFWHDLWCGDSILKEVFPDLFGIARVKDASVADNLESLGESIQWNVSFIREAHDWEVDVFASFFQVLGSTKVNFERADCLKWVPSKKGVFRVKSYFGSMMCAGGTRFPWKCV from the coding sequence atggacaaggttatctccaaatcccagagtgctttcattaaagggaggcagattcttgatccaatccttattgcgaatgaatgccttgatagtcgtattaaatcaagggagccgggagtcgtttgcaaaatggatttagaaaaagcttatgatcacgttaattgggagtttctgttgtatatgttgaggagatgcggctttggaggaaaatggtgttcgtggatagctcggTGCATTTCTTCTGCAAAGTTTTCGGTGCTAGTTAATGGCTCACCATACGGCTTTTTCAGCAGCTCTCGAGGCCTAAGGCAAGGAGACCCTTTgtctccccttttgtttgtgtttgttatggaggcgctgAGTCGTATGATTACTGCAGCAGTGAGTGGGGGTGTGTTGGATGGTTTCAAAGTGGGTGATGCTTCTTTTTCCCACCTTTTGTTcgctgatgacacattgattttctgtgatgctagCTCCTCCAAGATTTGGTCTTTGCGAAGTCTCTTGCTCTTATTTGAGGCTGTATCGGGTCTTAAGGTTAACTTggccaaatccagcattattccagtggggaatgtcgCTAATGTGGGAAGGTTAGCTGACTttttagagtgtgaagttgcttatttgcctgtgatgtatctgggtcttccattgggggctccttacaagtctactcgtatttgggatggagttattgagaaggttgaaacacggttggctagttggaaaaggttatacctctctaagggagggagagtgacccttatcaagggtacgctctctaacttacctacgtactacatgtctctgttccctataccggtgagtgttgcttctcgcattgagaagttgcaacgcgattttctttggggtggaatgggtgAAGATTTTAAATTCCATTTGGTGAAttgggagaaggtttgtactccaatttcgaatggggggcttggcattaggaAGTTGGTTCAGTTCAATCGCGCAttgctaggtaaatggttatggcgatttggcatggatagagatgcttggtggagagtcgcggtggactccaagtatggaagtttgtggggtgggtggtgctcccgagaggttgctggggcgtttggagtagggttgtggaagtttataaggaaaggttgggagaatttctccaaattccttagatttgaggtgggggatgggagcaggattagattttggcatgacttgtggtgtggagattcgattctgaaagaagtgtttcctgatctctttggcattgctcgggtgaaggatgcgtcagtggctgataatttggagagtttgggcgagtccattcaatggaacgtgagctttattagagaggctcatgattgggaagtcgatgtttttgcctctttcttccaggtgctgggctctaccaaggtgaattttgagagggcagattgtcttaaatgggtcccgtccaagaaaggtgtgtttaGGGTGAAGTCatattttggttctatgatgtgtgctggaggtactcggttcccatggaagtgtgtgtga
- the LOC133877673 gene encoding uncharacterized protein LOC133877673 has translation MKPKILSWNVRGLNNRRKRLRICNLLRDWKVDLICLQETKVKDPSRKFVRSLWGCNYVDWCCLDACGASGGILILWDKRVVEKVDVCVGSFTLAVSFRNVDDHVEWGFVGVYGLNCRVDRRGLWDELAGIMSWWSLPWCIGGDFNITRFPSERSGDGSVSAMRDFCDFISDQGLMDFPLVGGSYTWSISCDPPVWSRIDRFLVSPDWEERFHEASQKRLPRLFSDHFPILLDCAHSSARSRPFKFENMWLKVDGFVGLVKHWWDSFSFHGSPSFVLACKLKALKSNLKTWNVEAFGNVERNKRKLLEELQAIDTVEGSRALVEGEIQKKLEVVTNSNRRYNSIDSLLIGDSISSNPAEIGEHVV, from the exons ATGAAGCCGAAGATTCTTTCTTGGAACGTAAGGGGGCTGAATAATAGGCGTAAACGCTTAAGGATTTGCAATttgctcagagattggaaggtggatcTTATTTGcctccaagaaacaaaagttaaGGATCCTTCTAGGAAATTTGTGCGTAGTCTTTGGGGGTGTaattatgtggattggtgttgtttggatgCTTGTGGGGCCTCAGGGGGTATCCTTATATTGTGGGATAAGAGGGTGGTGGAAAAGGTAGATGTGTGCGTGGGGAGTTTCACACTTGCAGTTTCTTTCAGGAATGTTGATGATCACGTTGAGTGGGGTTTTGTGGGCGTGTATGGTCTGAATTGCAGGGTTGATCGGAGGGGTCTTTGGGATGAGCTGGCTGGGATTATGAGTTGGTGGAGTTTGCCTTGGTGTATAGGGGGAGATTTCAATATTACTAGGTTCCCTAGCGAAAGATCTGGAGATGGTAGTGTGTCCGCAATGAGGgacttttgtgattttatctctGACCAGGGTCTTATGGATTTTCCACTCGTTGGAGGTTCCTATACGTGGTCGATCTCCTGTGATCCTCCTGTTTGGTCCAGAATTGATCGTTTTCTTGTCTCTCCTGATTGGGAAGAAAGGTTTCATGAGGCGTCTCAGAAGAGGCTTCCCCGCCTTTTCTCTGACCACTTTCCTATTCTCCTCGATTGTGCTCACTCTTCTGCAAGAAGtaggccgttcaagtttgagaatatgtggctcaaGGTGGATGGTTTTGTGGGGTTGGTGAAACATTGGTGGGACTCATTCTCTTTTCATGGCTCTCCTAGCTTTGTGCTTGCATGTAAACTAAAGGCCCTCAAATCTAATTTGAAGACATGGAATGTAGAGgcctttggtaatgtggagaggaacaagagaaagcttctTGAGGAGCTTCAGGCGATTGATACAGTGGAAGGCAGTAGGGCTTTGGTTGAGGGGGAAATTCAAAAGAAGCTGGAGGTTGTCA CCAATTCAAACAGAAGGTATAACTCTATTGATTCCTTATTGATCggagattccatttcttctaatcCGGCAGAGATAGGGGAGCATGTGGTTTAG
- the LOC133878202 gene encoding protein FAR1-RELATED SEQUENCE 4 isoform X1, whose protein sequence is MNDFRPILSSFGAGSQGGCEVDLNIPTTIMDSNVIMDNTIIEPRDDMEFDSHEAAYMFYKEYAKSVGFGTAKLSSRRSRASREFIDAKFSCIRYGNKQQSDDAINPRPSPKIGCKASMHVKRRQNGKWYIYSFVKEHNHELLPSQVHFFRSHRNVDPLKSDVRVRRRKNLGAGSKLFSAYQNVDCLESYMRNQNDKGRSLVLEPGDAQILLEHFMHMQEENPKFFYAVDLNEEHRLRNVFWVDAKGMEDYTTFCDVVSFDTTYFTNKYKMPLVFFIGVNHHIQPTLLGCALIADETFYTFVWLMQTWFIAMEERAPRVILTDQNNAIKAAIKAVFPGTRHCYCLWHVLEKIPRQLEFLCMWNNNFMLKFNKCISKSWTEEEFEKRWWKLLDRFNLREIEWVQTLYEDRKHWVPTFMKDISFAGLVTNLRSESLSSWFDKYVQGETSLREFIERYRVILEDRFEEEAKVNFDAWHETPELKSPSPFEKQMSLVYTHEIFKKFQVEVLGVAACHLKKENEDETKTTYTVKDFEDNQNYMVEWNESKSDIYCSCRSFEYKGYLCRHTIVVLQMSGVFSIPSKYVLQRWTNTARSRHAIGERLDEVQSKVRRYNDLCRRAIILGEEGSLSQESYNLALCAIKEALKQCTTVNNSVENDSRTMTSATHPVCGVEANQSSNVTTEVVPDPKVINANKAPRRAGAGKEVASNRNSSSNKGKLPQTEAASLGIQDGFHQMEMPNTRPTQLHGPVPTPFQIMVPTMFQNVTSTQFNNVAATNLHENHLPR, encoded by the exons ATGAATGACTTTAGACCAATTCTGAGCAGTTTTGGAGCTGGATCTCAAGGTGGATGTGAAGTGGATCTGAATATTCCCACAACAATCATGGATTCTAATGTCATCATGGACAATACAATTATAGAGCCTCGTGATGACATGGAATTTGATTCTCATGAAGCCGCATATATGTTTTACAAAGAATATGCGAAGTCTGTGGGGTTTGGCACTGCCAAATTGAGCAGTCGCCGGTCTAGGGCATCGAGGGAATTTATTGATGCAAAATTTTCATGCATAAGATACGGGAATAAGCAACAGTCTGATGATGCCATCAATCCACGACCTTCTCCGAAAATTGGTTGTAAAgcaagcatgcatgtaaaaagaagacaaaatggaaagtggtatatatatagttttgtgaAGGAGCATAATCATGAGCTCTTGCCTTCTCAGGTGCATTTCTTTCGGAGTCACCGAAATGTTGATCCACTCAAGAGTGATGTCCGAGTACGAAGACGGAAGAATTTAGGTGCAGGGTCAAAGCTGTTCAGTGCCTATCAGAATGTTGATTGTTTAGAGAGTTATATGAGAAATCAGAATGATAAAGGACGGAGTTTGGTTTTAGAACCCGGGGATGCTCAAATACTACTGGAACATTTTATGCATATGCAGGAAGAGAATCCAAAATTCTTCTATGCAGTTGATTTAAATGAAGAGCATCGACTGAGAAATGTGTTTTGGGTGGATGCCAAAGGCATGGAAGATTATACAACCTTTTGTGATGTGGTTTCTTTTGACACCACATATTTCACAAACAAGTATAAAATGccattggttttttttattggagTCAACCATCATATTCAACCCACATTGCTTGGTTGTGCGCTGATTGCAGACGAGACATTTTATACTTTTGTTTGGTTAATGCAAACATGGTTTATAGCAATGGAGGAACGGGCTCCAAGGGTAATACTCACTGACCAAAACAATGCCATAAAAGCAGCTATTAAAGCAGTCTTTCCAGGTACACGTCATTGTTACTGTTTGTGGCATGTATTGGAAAAGATCCCTAGACAGCTTGAGTTTTTGTGCATGTGGAACAATAATTTTATGCTgaaatttaataaatgtatcAGTAAGTCATGGACAGAGGAAGAATTTGAAAAGAGATGGTGGAAATTGCTCGACAGATTCAATCTTAGAGAGATTGAATGGGTTCAAACCTTGTATGAGGATCGCAAACATTGGGTCCCTACTTTTATGAAAGACATCTCTTTTGCTGGGTTGGTTACAAATTTGCGCTCAGAAAGCTTAAGCTCTTGGTTTGACAAATATGTCCAAGGGGAGACTTCGTTGAGAGAGTTTATAGAACGATACAGGGTAATTCTTGAAGATAGGTTTGAAGAGGAAGCCAAAGTAAATTTTGATGCATGGCATGAAACGCCTGAGTTGAAGTCTCCATCACCCTTTGAAAAACAGATGTCACTAGTGTATACACATGAAATTTTCAAGAAATTCCAAGTTGAGGTTTTGGGAGTAGCTGCTTGTCAtcttaagaaagaaaatgaagatgagACAAAGACAACATATACTGTTAAAGACTTTGAAGATAATCAGAATTATATGGTGGAATGGAATGAATCAAAATCAGATATATATTGTTCATGCCGCTCATTTGAATATAAAGGTTATCTCTGCAGACATACTATTGTAGTTCTCCAAATGTCTGGTGTTTTCAGCATCCCGTCTAAATATGTATTGCAGAGATGGACTAATACTGCAAGAAGCAGGCATGCCATTGGCGAAAGATTGGATGAGGTGCAGTCTAAGGTCCGTCGTTACAATGATTTATGTCGACGAGCCATAATATTGGGTGAAGAAGGTTCACTGTCTCAAGAGAGTTACAATCTTGCTCTTTGTGCCATAAAAGAAGCTTTGAAGCAATGCACAACTGTGAATAACTCAGTAGAAAACGATTCGAGAACTATGACCTCAGCAACTCATCCTGTTTGTGGTGTTGAAGCGAATCAATCCAGCAATGTGACTACTGAGGTGGTGCCTGATCCTAAAGTGATCAATGCAAACAAGGCTCCTAGGAGAGCTGGAGCTGGGAAGGAAGTGGCAAGTAACAGAAATAGTTCAAGCAATAAAGGAAAG TTACCCCAGACAGAAGCTGCGAGTCTGGGAATACAAGATGGCTTTCACCAAATG GAAATGCCTAACACGAGGCCCACACAGTTACATGGTCCGGTGCCAACGCCATTTCAAATCATGGTGCCAACAATGTTTCAAAATGTCACGTCAACACAGTTCAATAATGTTGCTGCAACAAATTTGCATGAGAATCATCTCCCTCGGTAG
- the LOC133878202 gene encoding protein FAR1-RELATED SEQUENCE 4 isoform X2, translating into MDSNVIMDNTIIEPRDDMEFDSHEAAYMFYKEYAKSVGFGTAKLSSRRSRASREFIDAKFSCIRYGNKQQSDDAINPRPSPKIGCKASMHVKRRQNGKWYIYSFVKEHNHELLPSQVHFFRSHRNVDPLKSDVRVRRRKNLGAGSKLFSAYQNVDCLESYMRNQNDKGRSLVLEPGDAQILLEHFMHMQEENPKFFYAVDLNEEHRLRNVFWVDAKGMEDYTTFCDVVSFDTTYFTNKYKMPLVFFIGVNHHIQPTLLGCALIADETFYTFVWLMQTWFIAMEERAPRVILTDQNNAIKAAIKAVFPGTRHCYCLWHVLEKIPRQLEFLCMWNNNFMLKFNKCISKSWTEEEFEKRWWKLLDRFNLREIEWVQTLYEDRKHWVPTFMKDISFAGLVTNLRSESLSSWFDKYVQGETSLREFIERYRVILEDRFEEEAKVNFDAWHETPELKSPSPFEKQMSLVYTHEIFKKFQVEVLGVAACHLKKENEDETKTTYTVKDFEDNQNYMVEWNESKSDIYCSCRSFEYKGYLCRHTIVVLQMSGVFSIPSKYVLQRWTNTARSRHAIGERLDEVQSKVRRYNDLCRRAIILGEEGSLSQESYNLALCAIKEALKQCTTVNNSVENDSRTMTSATHPVCGVEANQSSNVTTEVVPDPKVINANKAPRRAGAGKEVASNRNSSSNKGKLPQTEAASLGIQDGFHQMEMPNTRPTQLHGPVPTPFQIMVPTMFQNVTSTQFNNVAATNLHENHLPR; encoded by the exons ATGGATTCTAATGTCATCATGGACAATACAATTATAGAGCCTCGTGATGACATGGAATTTGATTCTCATGAAGCCGCATATATGTTTTACAAAGAATATGCGAAGTCTGTGGGGTTTGGCACTGCCAAATTGAGCAGTCGCCGGTCTAGGGCATCGAGGGAATTTATTGATGCAAAATTTTCATGCATAAGATACGGGAATAAGCAACAGTCTGATGATGCCATCAATCCACGACCTTCTCCGAAAATTGGTTGTAAAgcaagcatgcatgtaaaaagaagacaaaatggaaagtggtatatatatagttttgtgaAGGAGCATAATCATGAGCTCTTGCCTTCTCAGGTGCATTTCTTTCGGAGTCACCGAAATGTTGATCCACTCAAGAGTGATGTCCGAGTACGAAGACGGAAGAATTTAGGTGCAGGGTCAAAGCTGTTCAGTGCCTATCAGAATGTTGATTGTTTAGAGAGTTATATGAGAAATCAGAATGATAAAGGACGGAGTTTGGTTTTAGAACCCGGGGATGCTCAAATACTACTGGAACATTTTATGCATATGCAGGAAGAGAATCCAAAATTCTTCTATGCAGTTGATTTAAATGAAGAGCATCGACTGAGAAATGTGTTTTGGGTGGATGCCAAAGGCATGGAAGATTATACAACCTTTTGTGATGTGGTTTCTTTTGACACCACATATTTCACAAACAAGTATAAAATGccattggttttttttattggagTCAACCATCATATTCAACCCACATTGCTTGGTTGTGCGCTGATTGCAGACGAGACATTTTATACTTTTGTTTGGTTAATGCAAACATGGTTTATAGCAATGGAGGAACGGGCTCCAAGGGTAATACTCACTGACCAAAACAATGCCATAAAAGCAGCTATTAAAGCAGTCTTTCCAGGTACACGTCATTGTTACTGTTTGTGGCATGTATTGGAAAAGATCCCTAGACAGCTTGAGTTTTTGTGCATGTGGAACAATAATTTTATGCTgaaatttaataaatgtatcAGTAAGTCATGGACAGAGGAAGAATTTGAAAAGAGATGGTGGAAATTGCTCGACAGATTCAATCTTAGAGAGATTGAATGGGTTCAAACCTTGTATGAGGATCGCAAACATTGGGTCCCTACTTTTATGAAAGACATCTCTTTTGCTGGGTTGGTTACAAATTTGCGCTCAGAAAGCTTAAGCTCTTGGTTTGACAAATATGTCCAAGGGGAGACTTCGTTGAGAGAGTTTATAGAACGATACAGGGTAATTCTTGAAGATAGGTTTGAAGAGGAAGCCAAAGTAAATTTTGATGCATGGCATGAAACGCCTGAGTTGAAGTCTCCATCACCCTTTGAAAAACAGATGTCACTAGTGTATACACATGAAATTTTCAAGAAATTCCAAGTTGAGGTTTTGGGAGTAGCTGCTTGTCAtcttaagaaagaaaatgaagatgagACAAAGACAACATATACTGTTAAAGACTTTGAAGATAATCAGAATTATATGGTGGAATGGAATGAATCAAAATCAGATATATATTGTTCATGCCGCTCATTTGAATATAAAGGTTATCTCTGCAGACATACTATTGTAGTTCTCCAAATGTCTGGTGTTTTCAGCATCCCGTCTAAATATGTATTGCAGAGATGGACTAATACTGCAAGAAGCAGGCATGCCATTGGCGAAAGATTGGATGAGGTGCAGTCTAAGGTCCGTCGTTACAATGATTTATGTCGACGAGCCATAATATTGGGTGAAGAAGGTTCACTGTCTCAAGAGAGTTACAATCTTGCTCTTTGTGCCATAAAAGAAGCTTTGAAGCAATGCACAACTGTGAATAACTCAGTAGAAAACGATTCGAGAACTATGACCTCAGCAACTCATCCTGTTTGTGGTGTTGAAGCGAATCAATCCAGCAATGTGACTACTGAGGTGGTGCCTGATCCTAAAGTGATCAATGCAAACAAGGCTCCTAGGAGAGCTGGAGCTGGGAAGGAAGTGGCAAGTAACAGAAATAGTTCAAGCAATAAAGGAAAG TTACCCCAGACAGAAGCTGCGAGTCTGGGAATACAAGATGGCTTTCACCAAATG GAAATGCCTAACACGAGGCCCACACAGTTACATGGTCCGGTGCCAACGCCATTTCAAATCATGGTGCCAACAATGTTTCAAAATGTCACGTCAACACAGTTCAATAATGTTGCTGCAACAAATTTGCATGAGAATCATCTCCCTCGGTAG